The genomic DNA aaacaacaaacgcAGCACCAAACGCATGTCCCGAAAAACACCTTCTGCGATATCAAGAGCAAAGAAAGtgacagaaaaagaaaagcgcACTGGACTCTCTAGGCCACACACTCAACTTCGACTACTCGATTTTCATGGCTCTCGTCAGCCATGGGCagaggagaagcaggagcatcaccttcttctttggctgAGGTGCTCTCCCACAGCTCAAAGCTCTCCCCCGTTCCCTCCATAGGCCCCAGCACCGCCGCTTTGAGGGAAGTTCCGTCGCTGTTGCCCATGATGTCGTCGACGTTTATAGACTCCACATCGGCAATTGTCGTCCGTTTCTGCCGCTGCTCTCCGCCATACGATTGTTGCTCGCCCTGTTCTGGCAGGacgtggtgctggtgctggtgctggtgctggtacTGATCGTTGTCCCCAACGACCGtctcagcttcttcttcatcccagGGGACGAGCACCACGCTGTCCTTGGTGCATCCTTCGGCGTAGTAGTCGGCGGCATTCATTTCAACAAGAGCACCCCTCTGCTTCTCAATGATCATGTCATCGACGTCGCCCACTCTGGCGGCCTGTCGAGCAGAGGTCTGGGAGATATCGTCGGCAGGGGGAATGTTCTCCTTGTCTCTGCCCTCGGCTCGGTCGCGACTCTGGCGTCGCTCAGACTCCTCGTCGCTGCTAATGTCAAGGGTGCAGGTGCCGTGCTGAAGAAGGTTCGTCATCTCTTGTTCCGGCGTGTCTTCGTGGATGTCAAAGAACCAGGAGGATTGCATGCCGCCCGTGGACAGCAGGAAGGAGTCCGAAGAggcaggggcagcagcggggACGGGCGCGGCAGAGGTCCGCAGAGAGCCAGAGTAGGCTGGGATGGAGCCCTTGAGGGCGGCATCGAGCGAAAAGGGAACTGAGGAGCCGGCGCCGAGGCCAAAGGATGGGGGATCAATCCGCTGCGTATGGCGGCGCTTAGAGAGAATGCCAATCCGCTTGGGGCCGCGGGTTGGGGAACGGCCAGCTGGGGCGGTTAGGGGACTGGGCGTGCCGGTAGTGCTGAGACGGGAAGCTGGTGATTTTGGCTGAAGAAAGGTGCGCggcttggaggaagaggaaagcTTGCTTGGGGGAAGACTGGCAGCGccgtgggggttgggggtggaagCCGCCTTGGTCATGACAAAATTGGAAGGCTTGAATAAGGGCTTCACGAACCCAGTTCCATCAGCGCCGGCTCCCTTTGACCGCTTGGAGAAGAGCACTGGGTCGACATTTTCAGAGTCGTCGGCGTCCACCACCTCGGAAGCCTTGCGCTTAgctggggagttggagagggcTGTTACGGTCAGTATGAAGCCTAGGGCATGCAGgacagaagcagcagcataCCATTCTGTCGGTTCTTGAGGCTCGTCAGTGTCTTTAACCGCGTGTGGTCAAGAGGAGCAAACGGCTGACGGCTAACAGTCGCCATGGTGGGATTGTCGTAGCACACCAcccgagaaggagggaaaTGGGTGACGCTGTGTTGTGCTGCGCTGGCTAGTGTGTCCAAGCCTAATCGAATGCCCGACTCGATCAAGGCGATCAATCGTTGGTGAACCCAGGCAGGGGCAACAGAAGCCAACAAATGCTCAGGATTTGCTTGTTTGCTTCTCTGCTCAGCGTTCCTTCTGAAATTTGACCTGTCCTGCTGTCGTGACAAAAGAACAGGAAATGCAGAGCGAAGGGGACAGGAGGGAAAGAGAGGCGACACGGGCGGGGCGGGCGAGCGAGCGAGGGCTGCGCACTATTCTTATTGCGCAAGCTGGTCTGGTGGGAGATGGCCAGACGCGATAGTATGCTGGATAGACGGATGGATGGGCTGGCCGGGCAAAAGCGGTCGCTCTTGTTCCGGTTTGTCTGGCTGTTTGACGTTGGGGTGCGAGAAGCGACTGGCAGCGAGGTGACCCAGACAGATGCCGGATATATGAGGTTGGGTGAGATGTCAGAGGAAGCGCTGGCAGATTACCtagagctgctgctgtggcagGACAGGTTGGACAAGGGGGACCAAACTGAGAGATGTCGgccaagagagagagatgggaACTGAAGAGGGGAGAAAGGGAAGCTGTAGCCCAACGGCGATGGACAAGCTGGGAGGAcgaggtaaggtaggtaggtaaggtaggtggGTAGCTGCCctggaagtggtggtggagggcggcgggcggccttgagtggtgggaggagggcacCTCAGCGCGAGGGAGGACCTGGATCGAAGTGAGGTGGTACTCGAGGTACTGCTAGAGGTACTCCTGTAGGTACTTCGTCGGGTGCTGGTGATACCGTACTGTGCTGTGGGCGAACAGAGAAAAACTCTACGCGTAGCGGCCGTGCCGTTGGGTGGCTCTAATTGGACTCTGGAGCGCAAGGGAGAGCGCTGTCCACGGGAACAAAGTTGCCCACAAGTGCTTGCAGGAGCGTGCATGGGCGACAAGGCCTGCCATTGGACAGCGGCTCTTCAGCGGACGCGGTGTACACAATGCGCCAATCCACAAACGAATTAACGCGTCTTGGACTGCCCACTCCCTGTCCAGCAAGTACAGGATCCGCGTCGCATCTTAAAGAGGCCGTGCCGATTCTGCCCAGGCCGGCACTGTGAACTTGGAGAAGACACAGGTGAGACGGCcacccctccttccttcctccctccctcccctccctttgACTTATCTCTCTGTACTGCCTGCCTAAATACAATAACTCGAGATATGCCCTCGACGCCTGAACAAAGATATTCGGGTGGCTGGTTGGGTCGCTGCGGCCTCAGGTTTCAACTGGCCCATTCGATGAGACTGCGCCCTGGCAGATGTTCCAATGCCACCATCTCTTGCCAAGGCGTCAAAAGAGGAGTTGGGCAGAAGAAACAAGCGGCTACCCAGGACGGGGGGATTTCGCACAGGCtttcttcctttctttttataGTGGCCGTTTGATCGGTTGATCATGgcgggggttttggtggcaAGCGAGCAAGCTTAACTCGACCAGCACCTTTGGGAGGGGAACGATGAACCCCTCGTCTTCAAACTGGAATCCACACTGCACACCCGACCTGTGTACCTCGCTCATCGAACCCGATTCACGTCACCTGTTTTTCCCCTGACGATGATGCGCAACCCCCCTGAGATGGCACATACAGGAAAAATAATGTATGTAGGCAGTAGGAACCATCATTCCACAGGCTGACACTACTGCAACTGTCGGGCGAAGTGCCTCACTCATCCCATTCATGATTTGTTCCTTCAAGAACCTATGTCGCAGCAGCTGCCAGCTGGCACCCGTCAAGCCATCTGCTACTgcacttccaggttgccaaGCCTTCCAAGCTTCCAGATGCTCCTCAGAAGCTCTGGCTTTGGGCCTTTCCGTCATAAGCcgacctcacctcacctcacgGACGAACGACATTTGTATCTGTCCTCGTGTCCATTCACAATGACATCAGCAAACGAtggcaacaccaaacccacccgGGGCGCCCTTATCGTCCTGGAAGGCCTCGACCGGTCAGGCAAGACAACCCAGGTCAAGCTTTTGGAGCAGCGGTTTGTTGAACTGGGCAAATCCGTAAAAGTGATGCGGTTTCCCGGTACGTATCTGCTGAGAGAAAGAAGCATGGCCGTCTAACATGGCCAAACCAACCCAGACCGCACAACCCCGATTGGCCAGATGATTAACTCATATCTGACTTCCCAAACAACCATGTCGGACCACGTGATTCACCTGCTCTTCTCGGCCAACCGCTGGGAAGCCGCGTCGCTCATCACCTCGTTGCTGTCGCATGGCACGACAGTCATTTGCGACCGCTACTACTACAGCGGCATCGTCTACTCGGCCGCCAaacacaacccccttttACCGCTCTCGTGGGCTCGCTCGCCAGAGGTCGGGCTCCCCAGACCAGATTTGGTTTTGTTCCTGGACCTGGACGAGCaagaggccaagaagaggggaggctggggaggtgaggtgtacgagaaggccgagatgcAGAGGAGGGTGAGAGAGTTGTTTTGGGGTTTGAGCTTGGGAAAGATCGTGGGGGCGCCGCATTCTGCTCTGGAGTGTGCCCCTGGTGAAGGTGCAGGCAccaaaggaggagaagaggaggaagttgctGTCGGTCCACCCAGCGCACAAACACCGGATATCAGTGGAGGGGTCGAGCACCGGTTCagacaagaggaggaggacttgcATGTGGTAGATGCCAGTGCgagtgtggaggaggttgccgaAGGCGTGTGGAAGGTGGTCAGGGACAGagtggaggcggtggaacGGGGCGAGGTCGGGAAGGTGGTGCGAAGAGTGTCATGATTTATTCATGCCCCATGCCAACAACACATTGTTGATCGTATGCTATTGAATGCTATCCTATCCCTCCTGTCTGTAGCGTGCCAGGCTACATTATGTTGAATGATGGCAGATGCGATGTTGAGATCATCACCTCATACGTACAAATAAATCATGCATGTAGATGCGCCCGCCCAACCAAATGCTCCATGCTGTGTCGGCTGCGCTGCATCGCGCTCTCGTGTACAGACCGCGACCGTCTTTCCCAAAACGCCATGTTTACGTATCTTCTTTTgtgaggaaaaaaaaagagagagaaaacaaaaggaaAGGTACAGAAAAAGCAAAATACCACACCGTATTCCCGAATATTTGTACTAGGCATCGCTGCCACCCATCCTGCTCTTTTGTTGAAAAGAATCACAACAGCCAGCAACACCTTATCAACGCAAAGGGTATCAGTTGTTTTACCGGCGGTTGACGCCAATCAGACTCAGAAACTCGTTTCttgtcttctccttcctttcAAAGCACCCCAGGACGcagctggtgatggtgctcgtcgtcgtcttttccacccccctcatgACCATGCACAGATGGCTCGACTccatcaccacggccacACCCTGGGGTTTGAGCACCTCCATGATGGCGTGCGCCACCTCCTTGGTCAGGCGCTCCTGGATCTGCAGTCGGCGGGCAAACAGCTCGGCGATGCGCGGCAGTTTCGAGATGCCAATGACGGCGTTGGACGGGATGTAGCCAATGTGCATCTTGCCGTTGAAGGGCACCAGGTGGTGCTCGCACATGCTGAACACCTCAATGTCCTTGACGATGACCATCTCGTTGTGGCCTTCCTGGAAGATGGCGCCGTTGACAATGTCTCGCACGTTTTCCTGGTAGCCCTTTGTGAAGAAGAGCATGGCTTTGGCGTAGCGCTCCGGCGTGGCTAGGAGACCCTCCCTGTCGGGATCCTCGCCGATGCACTCGAGGAGGGTGCGGACGGCGCccttcatcttctccatGCGCAGCTCCTTCTGCTCGGGTGACTCGTCTAACCTCTCCCGAGTGCCGCGGCTGGGGCGGGAGAGGCCGTCAAAGTCGATGAGGGGGCTCGGCGAGCGGGTCGACGTCTCGCCAGCCTCTTCCGGTGTCGGAGCGATGGCGGGCTCAGGGACGGCCGCCGACGAGGTCGatgtctttctcttcttcttctttggcgtGGGTTCGGGCTGGTCCCGGAAGTCGCGGGCTGGCTTGCTCATGCTGGAACGTCTCTCGGCGTTCTGACGGACGCTGGTGCCGTTGCCGCTGGCCTTGGTgtcatctccatcttggtCGTCGGCGGCGCTGGggcgcttcttcttgctgctgctgccatccTTGCCCTTGGACTT from Podospora pseudoanserina strain CBS 124.78 chromosome 2, whole genome shotgun sequence includes the following:
- a CDS encoding hypothetical protein (EggNog:ENOG503NZNJ), producing MATVSRQPFAPLDHTRLKTLTSLKNRQNALSNSPAKRKASEVVDADDSENVDPVLFSKRSKGAGADGTGFVKPLFKPSNFVMTKAASTPNPHGAASLPPSKLSSSSKPRTFLQPKSPASRLSTTGTPSPLTAPAGRSPTRGPKRIGILSKRRHTQRIDPPSFGLGAGSSVPFSLDAALKGSIPAYSGSLRTSAAPVPAAAPASSDSFLLSTGGMQSSWFFDIHEDTPEQEMTNLLQHGTCTLDISSDEESERRQSRDRAEGRDKENIPPADDISQTSARQAARVGDVDDMIIEKQRGALVEMNAADYYAEGCTKDSVVLVPWDEEEAETVVGDNDQYQHQHQHQHHVLPEQGEQQSYGGEQRQKRTTIADVESINVDDIMGNSDGTSLKAAVLGPMEGTGESFELWESTSAKEEGDAPASPLPMADESHENRVVEVECVA
- the CDC8 gene encoding Thymidylate kinase (EggNog:ENOG503P2YY; BUSCO:EOG09261F9G; COG:F) gives rise to the protein MSQQLPAGTRQAICYCTSRLPSLPSFQMLLRSSGFGPFRHKPTSPHLTDERHLYLSSCPFTMTSANDGNTKPTRGALIVLEGLDRSGKTTQVKLLEQRFVELGKSVKVMRFPDRTTPIGQMINSYLTSQTTMSDHVIHLLFSANRWEAASLITSLLSHGTTVICDRYYYSGIVYSAAKHNPLLPLSWARSPEVGLPRPDLVLFLDLDEQEAKKRGGWGGEVYEKAEMQRRVRELFWGLSLGKIVGAPHSALECAPGEGAGTKGGEEEEVAVGPPSAQTPDISGGVEHRFRQEEEDLHVVDASASVEEVAEGVWKVVRDRVEAVERGEVGKVVRRVS
- a CDS encoding hypothetical protein (EggNog:ENOG503NVRA; COG:H), giving the protein MFGYPLKYQSLGSRVHEKKTRRAGGPESANPDSTACAIGLPLYPLSPPSTKQTNEFPHFSFQRRHISAHSESSIVSAHSVMVQFASPSRSQSPSGASSAGEPRRTKKSKGKDGSSSKKKRPSAADDQDGDDTKASGNGTSVRQNAERRSSMSKPARDFRDQPEPTPKKKKRKTSTSSAAVPEPAIAPTPEEAGETSTRSPSPLIDFDGLSRPSRGTRERLDESPEQKELRMEKMKGAVRTLLECIGEDPDREGLLATPERYAKAMLFFTKGYQENVRDIVNGAIFQEGHNEMVIVKDIEVFSMCEHHLVPFNGKMHIGYIPSNAVIGISKLPRIAELFARRLQIQERLTKEVAHAIMEVLKPQGVAVVMESSHLCMVMRGVEKTTTSTITSCVLGCFERKEKTRNEFLSLIGVNRR